A region of the Stigmatopora nigra isolate UIUO_SnigA chromosome 10, RoL_Snig_1.1, whole genome shotgun sequence genome:
GCAGATTAAACGTTGTGCCGATGATGTGGACGCGGAAGGTgcggcaaaaaaaatacaatgtcatAAATCTTAATAAGTATTAATgagaaaatcacaaaaaatatgatgttGAATAAAATTCAACTCGATTATGTATCATTTCCTCATTTGATATTATGTTGTCGTCTTACATTCAGATTGCTACCATGAAAATGGAAGAAACTACCGAGGCATGGTGCGAAAAACTCGTAAAGGCATCACCTGCCAAAAGTGGAATGTCAACACACCTCATCGCACCAAGTAGGGACAtccaatatttaaaatatttattgcaCTTTGCATACAATTTGCATTAAGTCTTCTTCAACACCCACTAGCTCAATGCTAATACAAATGGAAAAACTCATCCACCCGCTAATAACAATGATCATGCATTTGTCTTTTTACCTCTCAAAACAattttatgtaaataaaatgtttaatttcacTGTCATTTTAAACTAacactaaccattttgtatttaaacacaccctaaccctaaccattttgtatttaaacacacccaaaccctaaccgtaaccctacccctaaccattttgtatttaaacacacccaaaccctaacccaaaccctaacctaaccctaacctaacctaacctaacctaacctaaccctaaccctaaccattttgtatttaaacacacccaaaccctaaccataaccctaaacattttgtatttaaacacacccagaccctaaccgtaacccaaaccctaaccctaacctaacttaacctaacctaacctaaccctaaccctaaccattttgtatttaaacacacccaaaccctaaccataaccctaaccattttgtatttaaacacacccagaccctaaccgtaaccctaaccctaaccattttgtatttaaacacacccaaaccctaaccgtgaccctaaccctaatcctaatcctaaccctaatcctaaccctaaccctaacctaaaccgaaacctaaccattttgtatttaaacacacccaaaccctaaccgtaaccctacccctaaccattttgtatttaaacacaccctaacccctaaccctaaccattttgtatttaaacacacccaaaccctaaccctaaccctaaccctaacctaacctaacctaacactaaccctaaccctaacccaaaccctaatcattttgtatttaaacacgacctaaccctaaccattttgtatttaaacacacccaaaccctaaccataaccctaaccattttgtatttaaacacaccctaaccctaaaaaaaaatgcctagaATTAAAACGCtaactttttaaatttcattttcttgcattttcttcttcaGAATAAATCCCAGAACGCATCCCGAGGCTAACTTGACTGAGAACTACTGTCGAAATCCAGACGGAGACCAACACGGTCCTTGGTGCTATACCATCGACCCTAAAACTGAATTTGACTACTGTGCCATCAAACAATGCGGTCAGCActcaaatacacattttatagtcCTTACATACTCATTTTCTTATGAAATGACCACAAAACTTCTCTAAAATAACTTCTCAAAATCTTTTAACCAGCTGGAGAAAGAACCCCTCTCTCAGAAGCAGTTGGTATGTAAATAAATCCTACATTTaaaagattagattagattaaaaaactttattcatcccatattcgggaaatctCACTTTCCCAGTAGCAAGAagttgagaatacagacacagcaaaagataTTTTAGATATCATCGTCAAATGCAATTAACGtgggtttccatttttttgcccttaACAGAGAAGGTTGAGTTCAGTGAGTGTGGGAAACGAGAGGAACGTTTCCAGAGAACAAGATTACGCATCGTAAACGGCATTCCTGGGAACTCACCGTGGACAGTTAGTCTCAGAGACAGGTACGTTCGACTCTgtgaaaaaatgtcctttttgccctttgtactttatacttttgactttaataatgagtgatgagtatgttaatactttagtccttttttcagtttttgtttcatatgtactgttaacggatgcacttttttatatgtatcgtatcttgtgccatctgtcaaatgtattttcaattttttttccccaagatggcgccgtcacgcggaagccagtggcagtagctctgtccactcttatttgtttttcgtgttttacagcccttatctttttttaaattacattttaatatttcttaatacattccttttttacttgactttgtactttatactttttactttaataatgaatggagtatgttaatacttgagtcctttttttctgtttctgtttcatatgtactcttaacggatgcacttttttatgtgtatcctatcttgtgctgacccggcccatctgtcaaatttttaaagtcaatgtggccccccctgggcccaaaagtatacccacccctgctctaaatgcTCGCTCTTACCTTGACAGGAAAGGAAACCACTTTTGCGGGGGTGCCCTGGTGGACGCCAAATGGGTGATCAGCACAAAGCAGTGTTTCTCTTCCTGGTAATTTACACtgacccatttttttatttaacttggattactgtattttcttgcatataagccgtatttgtcactaaaaaaatgatgactgaatcgcgGGTACGACTTATATGTggataaattagacttgacatgcacaatactgcaaagacaaaacgccataacgcaagacaatgatggcaatattgtcatttatttcaaaatagaggctcggtaaacagataaaacgctaaacacaATAGATTTTGACGGCTGGGAAGGAAATTcaagaaataaataagacatatcttgcataaaacttaaaaaaactcAGTACTTTGTACTCCCTATGAAAACCATGAATATTGGAGATGAAAATTCTTAATCAttgggcggcttatactcgagaaattgtcaaattcaaccattttaaggcaatttcaagggtacggcttatacgcagatgcgacttatatgcgagaaaacacagTACCatcattacaacaacaacaataagaaaaaatggattagataATGTGTGAAAATTGATAAAAACGATGATATTAGGCTAAATTTTGCTATCATTTCTACCCCTTAACTAAAGTaacatttacaaaatgttttttttttcaacactttGATGCTTTTACCACAATAATTCATAAGTATTTTGGTCCATTTGAAAAAAGTTGACAgaatttaactcattttttttgtttgagcaCAGCTATGTGGACTTACCCGGCTACTCGGCCGTAATGGGCACTTTATACCGCGACCCGGAGGACCACGAACCTGGCGTACAAACTATTCCCCTCACCAAGATTGTCTGTGGACCCTCTGAGTCGCAATTGGTCATGCTACAACTGGAATCGTGTGTACAAACattgcacaaaaacacacaaaaacacacaataacaTCAAATTTTTTCCCCCATGTTTGAGTCTATAGGCCAGCTCAGTTTAACGAACGCATCTCCCAGATCTGCCTTCCTCCCGAACGATATATCGTAGCCGAGGGGACGATTTGCGAGATCGCAGGGTGGGGTGAGACCAAAGGTAAGTCCTAAAATTCTTTGGTGGACATTATCATTTATGGGTTTAATTGAATATATGGGTTATTTTGTAGATTTGTATTAGTAGGGTATGGATTATTGTGTATGTTTCTTTGAAGGTACTGGGGACGAGACCGTCCTGAATGTGGCACAGATACCGGTTCTTAGCAATAAGGACTGCAACAAGTACTTCCGAGGTCGGGTTCGAGAGAATGAGATGTGTACCAGTTCCTTCCAGGGAGGGGTAGGAGCTTGCGAGGTGAGTGTGTGACAtgttaaagtgtttaagttattaaggattgcatgttggggatgtacaactagttttggattggatgtttatcggtGTTCGATTAGTCATGCCTTGATCCACATAGCAAGTGACATGTTAATGTGTGTATCGGTATTCGGCTATTGATGCCTATGAGCACAGATTTTGTGTAGGTTGGATCAGTTCAGTTTTGGTTTAAGAAAGCGGATTTTTGCGGATATAAGttgtatttgtcgcaaaaaaatggatggctgaattgagggtaaggcttatatgcgcataaattagacttgacatgaaagaaactacaaaatgacaaagacgaaacgccataatgcaagacaatttgGTCGAtatggttatttattttaaaaaagataaacagataaaatgcttagcaacatgtattttgacgtttatgaataaaatttaaaaaatacattaaaaaaacatgaatattgtgaatcagggggcggtttatatgagagaaattgtaaattcaatgatttcaaggcaattttaagggtgtggcttataagcggaggcggcttatatacgagaaaatacggtaattggccatttttcattgtcaatagcagacaatcatttgaatttgggtcacttatttttttttaaattccctttTAGGGGATTTATGGTAAATTTGAGATTATTTCTTATTgatttaggtgtttttttttattcttcttattcATTCCTGCTAATTTAATGCCATTTTTAGGTGACTGAATTGCAGATAGCAaattattttgtccaaaaaaatgaaagcatttaattaTCAAACAAATTTTTGCTTCAATTTAGCTGGTCCATGCAActtggattactgtattttctcacatataagccgttttTGACTTAATTGTGGGTATAGCTAATATGCGGATAAATTacacttgacatgcacgaaacggAGGCCCAATTCTGGCTTACGAACATCAGGTTTGACACCCGGGTTTCTAAAACAAGCATAAaagttttttcattcaaaaattaagattttttttatatctaccATTCCACAGCGAGACTACGGCGGTCCATTAGCATGCCAAAACCGCGACTGTTGGGTCCTGGAAGGTGTAATCATCCCCATGAGGCGTTGCGGTCACCCGGGCCAACCTAGCATTTTCATCCGCGTATCAGTCTACGTGGACTGGATCAAGAAAGTCATGGGCTTCTCCTAAAAAGGGGGCGGAGTTTCATTTCATCTGTGCTTCATTTCAATAAGCAAGAAGATTTTACATGCGAGtgttttgagttgagagcaagCCTCGGAACAAATTTAACTTGGCAGTACTTTACGCAACTCTGCTTTTAGCGTAcgcaatacagtgttcccccgctacttcgcggttcagctaccgcggactcaaagcagattttttttggaaaaaaaaaaatacaaatattacattgaaacaacatattttacatttttttttgttacaacatgaatttcactctatcTACCCATATTcgatatggtgtactgtatacaggggggtaaaaaaaataaaaaataaaaaaaataaaaaataaaaaataaatttttttaaaaaaaaaaatatttttttttgaattaaattcaaattaagcatttttgaaggggaattcccggtccccattaaccgcgataaccgagggaacactaacTTCAAGTGAATGGAGCCCCaaaatcctttttactttgcgcaaaaaaaaaatgaaatccccctccagttgtttttttgatggcgccccccccccacaccttCTAAAGACACGCCTTTTGTGTCTAGCACCCCACTGTATGTGCTGCACATTCTTTCTAGTTCTATAGGAGGATTTTTGCAAGCCGCCGTCGATGAGCCCACGGAATTCCGCTAAAATAAACCAACAGATCAGGAGTTACCCAAAAGAATCCTTATCAGCCcccactttttcatttttttttttttgctttcttttacgTATCCCtgatttaaatgtagtttttattattttgtcatgGTAATGATACTtataagtgcatttttttttcaattttgcttgccaaatgttcatgtttgtatgtgcttataattttttttctttaataaacaTGTACTGccgaaaaaaatatgtaaatgtgtactGTAATGTGTTATTAATGGCCCCAATGGATGCCTTAtgggttttaatatttttgcaaactaAATTGTTAACTCCAATTGGGATATGCTTATGAATTGGTTagtttgacacacacacaaatgatccagtaaaaaatcaaatatatatatataatatataacttAGCAATATTCACACAAtttaaggtttttttccccctcaaaatgTTTCATATACATTTATAGAGTCTACTAACTTCATGTTTAATTTGATCTGCCTGTATATAAAGTTTCTTatttattgtgcattttttttagctaaaaaaatatacatttttgcagACTATGGCCCCAAAAAACTACTACTTGAAAGTTTTTTATGGACTATACAACTTGATGTGGCCCCCTACTCACTCAAACGGCCCCCAGATGAATTAAATTGGGGGTGTGGTTGTCTATTGGCCACGCCCCCTGTAGGCACTAACATGCTTTAATTGAGAAAGTATGCCATGCATGGGGGTTTGAGTATTTTCATGGATAAGAAAGACTTGGGTTCTATTCGTGTCATGTTTTAAGCTAGAGGGCATTATAAACacgttatatatattttttaaagatatattttttgttggtttggtgCCAGCAACAGGTGAAGCTGCAAATATAATCCTGGTAAGTTGGAAAGACCACCTTCTTGCCCTCTTGGGTTCACTTTTATGGGATTTTTATAGTTATCCTCCTTGCATGTGTAATTTTAGGCGATTTTTAGTGGTTTTGATTGAGAAAAATGTCTTGAAATTTGAGGTTTTTGgtgtaaaattgttttttgaaaaggacttttttatatttttaaatatatatatatacaattagGGGGGAAATGGATGTATAGATGCACTGTTCATGTCAAATTAAAATTCCTATTACCTTCCTATTCAAAAACATTAGATTTCTTAAATTAAGagttttattttgcatgtttttctttgcttttgttcCCAGAAAGCCTGGTTTTGATGCCAAAACATGAGTAGTAGTGGTCCCAACGAGCCGTCTTCTCCCCATAGTAGTAGCCCCCAGTCGGGGGTCGAACCTCAGCAGCGAAAGGGTCGAGGTCGCCCACGCAAGCAGAATCTGGTAGGACAGCCttgattcaaaaaataacatgtttacatttaaattgaaGTTATTAGACATGTTTCTGTTCAGGCACCTGTGGGACCACCGACTCCAAAGCGACCAAGGGGAAGACCCAAAGGCAGCAAGAACAAAGAGCCTAAAACTACTCTTAAGGTTAGGTTTCATTTtgcaatggaattttttttttctcactgaaTTGGCAATATTTTAAGGCCGGGCAAAACTTATGAATTATTGGATGGTAAAGTCAAGAAAGTGCAAAATGTTGGTGCAAAATTTCTGCATGAAAATACGCAACATTTTAGCATAAAAACGCACAATTTTGGCATGAAAAAAACGCAccttttttgcatgaaaatatgcaaaaaacatcaaaatatgcccttttttgcatcaaaatacatattttttgcatgaaaatacgcacattttttgcatgaaaatatgccaatttttttgcatgaaaatatgccattttttttgcatgaaaatatgccaaattgttgcatgaaaatatgcaaagaaattcataaaaatatgcattttttgcatcaaaatacacaattttcgcatcaaaatacacacagtttttgcatcaaaatactcaaaatgtttgcatgaaaatatgcagttttgctaaatttctattaaaatgaattttattcataatgGATGACAAATGGACAATTTATGATAATACATTAATATTTTGATTATGTATCTGGCCCCAGTGGCCTAATGGATAAGGCACTGGCCTCCTAAGCCAGGGATTGTGGGTTCGAGTCCCATCTGGGGTGTGTAATTTTACAATATTCACTCTCAAATTGGCATGGTGATCAAGTGTAAACTATATCTGCCTCGCATTGtatttttccgggtactccccTGATGACATAAAGGCACTCTGATGAATATTCCTTTAATCATAACAgcattattattcatatttatcaAGCCCCAGTGGCCTAATGGATAAGGCACTGGCCTCCTAAGCCAGGGATTGTGGGTTCGAGTCCCATCTGGGGTGTGCATTTTTTATTCCGTCCCAGTAAATTTGCAATATTTACGCATGAATGGTTATTTTTGATTGGTTGGCAACTATTTAGGATATTTGCTAGTACCCAAATGttttctgggataggctccagcacccccaagatCCTTGTGATGGTTAAGGAACTTAATTAATgagaaattaatttaaaaatgtgctttaaaatccataatttttaaagtaagtttcatcttttttgtctttttgaagGAAATTGAACCACCGGCTGGAAAAAGACGACCTCGAGGACGACCGAGAAAATGGGTATGACGGAAAAACGGCATAATTTGATTCCTACACGTCTTTTTAAACAGCTACgctatgtctgattatttttCCAGCTGCAAAAAGTGGTTGAAAAAGGAAGTGAAGAACAAAAGGTGAGatttctttaaaagaaaaaaaacttacaaaacaATCCCCGGATTCGAACAAAAACTTCTTAAATGCGAGGCAGGCGAGCTAACCACAActccacaaaaaaataccagAATACAAAAGTCAGTTTAAATAGTTACTACCGTTTTttcaatctgaaaaaaaaacgtccttaATTCATTTTGTGAATGAACCAGAAATTGCACAACCCAAAAAGCGACAGGTCGCCAAATCAGTCAATCCAAGACATCCGGCAAAACGCTTGAAGAAGCGAAACCGTTGTTTTTTCAGCCTCGAATGCGTGTAAAGAGGAAGAATGACTCGATGGACCAAGTTTCCTGACATAAACTGACTCTCGACGAAACTACTAAGTCATTCACGTTGATTTGCCGTTTGGAGCtatggtcacatgacccttttttttcctccaggtgCCTTTGGGGGCAGAAGACCGGTCTCCATCTCAAGAAGAAAACCAGTAAAGCCTACAATGACACTTCACCCTACCTTGAGGTTTGATCTAAAGCAGGGGTTCAAAcccggaccatttttgatataatatttcgatttttttttaataaatggattaaaataactggattaaaatccctgaatattcatattttttatagatctaaaacaatgtttatttgagctttttatgattgttttagattttacaaaaataatttttgaactaaaaactgaaaaaaattgattaaaaaatgaaaattattgatttgtcGCCATTTTTATGATACCAAACATATTATTTGTCATATATCTGTATTCATACATTAATAAAGTAACAACTTTGAAAACTTTCAAAGGGATTGGAATAATTTTAATAACTAATAACGTAACAATTCCCCAATTATTCCCCGAGGAAAACACAAAAGGTTGCTGTAATCacacaaaatacaataaaagagAAATTATTTGACAACAATTACACAAAGTGATGGTATTTATGTGCCGAGTGATAAAAATAAGTGAACGTGCTACTCCGCATGCACAAATCCTTCGCAATCTaaccttatttttttgctaaaaacgtCTTTTTTTCATCTGAGCAGatcaacaaaatggaaaaaactaataaaatatcTTTCTTTTAAGCATTAAGAGCTTTGGCTACGTCTGTGAAGACCAGGCGACTGGGTCTCTGGGTGGTCCCTTGCGAGGTCCGTAaagtctgcaaaaaaataatccataattaaaaaataagaataatctGTCCACTCTATTCCATTTAGATTTTAATGACAATTTTGTTCGTATaatagccaggctttaagatgattggccgagAGTTTCCGAGGTggtaaaggtaaaaaaatgtgaGGAGATTTGGGtgatatgatgtttttttagtagaaaaaaatgtttatcatAGAAATTATGAAGAATGGCGGaatggtggatgagtggttagtgtgagTGGGTTGCAGCTCTTGggccttgggttcaaatccaggttatgtccacctatgtggagtttgcatgtttgcctaagtgggttttctctgggtactccggtttcctcccacgttccaaaaaatatggatgctcggctagctagctaacactaaaatggccaaaaatggtatgagtgtgggtgtgaatggttgtttgttgcCTTGtgtcatgtgattggctggccaccagttcaagcctctggccccaagtcagctgggattggatccagcaccccccgcaaccctagtgtgGATAatgtggtttagaaaatgagatgagatgagatggtgAAGAATGATTTTGGACAGTTGGATGACATATTTTATTGGAATAAGGCTCAATATCTTACCATGCTTGCTTTT
Encoded here:
- the LOC144202628 gene encoding uncharacterized protein LOC144202628, whose product is MSSSGPNEPSSPHSSSPQSGVEPQQRKGRGRPRKQNLAPVGPPTPKRPRGRPKGSKNKEPKTTLKEIEPPAGKRRPRGRPRKWLQKVVEKGSEEQKVPLGAEDRSPSQEENQ